The Maniola jurtina chromosome 20, ilManJurt1.1, whole genome shotgun sequence genome includes the window tcaagcCTTTTACAGACGTCCGATAATCTAAGTAACCTTCTCCAAAATAATGTGACCGCATCATCCTACCAATTTTCCTTTTGTCTTCTTCCGAACACCACGAGAATACACACGGCAGTCTGTCATTAAAATGGTCGCTCAAATCTTTTACTGTTTCCTCACTTAATAATCTATAGAAGAAACCTCCTTCTTTATCAGTAAAACCAACCATTAGTGGTACTTTATTAAACTGTCtagactttataatattaaaaggagTATCTCTAAAAAATGGCTCACTAAAATTTGCATCGACGCACGGCGAATACTTGAAAAATCTTGGATTCACTGACGTATCATGAGTTGCATCTATAAGGGTTTGTAAATCAGCCCGAGCAAAAGTATTGAATACATCTTCTTCTGTCAAAGGTAAGGAAAATTTTCTAGCATCTTCAAAAGCTGCTGTTAAAGGTTCCAAATTAAAAGCCCAAGTAGACAACGCTGTTCCACTCATCAAAATGGCTTTGTGGAATAATCCTTTGCTTAATTCCGTCAGTAAATGTAGTGATGCTGAACTGGCACCGGCGCTCTGTCCACATAAAGTCACATTATCTGGGTCTCCACCAAATGCTACTATATTTCTTTTCACCCATATCAAAGCTGCTACTTGATCTCTTAAACCAAGATTCGAGATACCATTTAGGCACAAAAATCCAAGCACTCCAAGTCTATAGTTAGTTATCACAACAACTACACCTTTGCTGACTAGAAATTGTGGATCGTACAGTGCTTTGCTCCCTTTGTAATAAGCACCGCCATGGAAGAACACCATCACAGGCAGCTTATGTCGAGGTGTAGCTGTTTCCGGCGCGTATACATCGAGGTAGAGGCAGTCTTCGGTTCCAGTTATAAAGAATGCCATTTTTTGAGGACATCTTACAAATGGATTTATCGCGTTGAAGATTCCTTTCCATTTTGGTGGCTCCTTTGGAGgctgtaattaaataattttatggtaagtacttaagtaatagAAAAAATTCTAATGATGATCAGTAGTGTTACATTACtctaatttcttaaaaacctgatgatataattttaatctccgattaaattattatcgatatagactccaaaacattttttttttttgatatttttgtctTGTCTGTGCAAACTTCACGCTGAAACTGTTAAAGCAAGAGATTCATTAATTGCTATAAACGCAAACACTCCGAAAGTTAGAAGTGggtgctgggaatcgaaccccggaatCCGAATAAATGGGCGAAGGCTATCAGAGGGTTATATTTCCTTGGATTTTACCAGcctcataatataaataaggtTGTTTACCTGAAATCTGTCGCTGGTAGCGTACGGTATGCCGAAGTACCGGTTGTGTCCATACGCGCTGCGCAGGCCCCGCAGCTTGCCTTGGCCTGTCTCCACCACCGGCGTCAACGTCCCCCACGCTTCACATACCGACAGCAACAGTATCACAGCTGCAGTTCTTGCCTTCATACTTTTGGTGATGATTTCacatttttcgacattttattgtaggtattaactaccatgATGACTATTTAGGTGCAATATACTAGCGACCTAGTCTATAAAACGGCTaactgcaaaaataaatttttgatttacttaTCTCCAAAAAAACcgtggaaatttaaaaaaaaaaaacgccaaCTAAGTACTAAAATTAAGAAGTTCCAACAGATTGAATTCCCAACGtctttttttggaagtcggtttgtCAGAATTCACACCAAATcattttagtacctacatagaaaatctataaataatattaatcaacACAAATCACCGAATATTAGCTTAAATGTTCCATAAACGATATAAAGTGAAGCTATTATCACTATTACACAGGTACATGAGTCCTAGCACAACAGACACTGTGGTTCTAGCTAATAATTGGCGAGTTCACTTGGTCGGCACATACTCGACGGTTCTACGTTAACGATACTAGCTCTCGGAACATTGAGAGAGGCACACATTGCACAAACACCCTACTAACTGCGAAAGTAAGATCTTACACAGTGTTGCGCAAATGATATTTAGCCTTCTGGGAAACTGATCAATAGGTACAGTATAGTAACGATAATGTTTGACGATATCTTAATGCAGTGGTGAGCActgtagtcttattagtgggaagtcccgggttcgattcccgaaaTTCTCGAAATTCCCGAAATTTGGCAATTATCTCTGGTTAGGGTTGgaagaagtcgcaggcataagctaatAACAAAAAGCCCAGAATATATAATTTTCTTAAGATATCAACAttttcaagaaaatataatcaaCTATGAACAAAAACCGGGAATGGTTGACCATTTAATACACAaggtaaaatttaattaaaatttaataaaacccTCGACACATTTTTGTTAGAGTTTGGCTggacactaatttgtattggtcGGATAGTAACAGAGGCGGTCTTACCCATTGCGAGGCTCCGGGCAGCAGGTCTTGCGAGGCCCTAGTTTGTCCTTAGTGAAAAGTAtgtgatgcgaaagtaggtctggttgtttagtttaggtatttttcatgtttaaagttatacaaataaatagagttttaaaatattttacattgaaagatttcaagagaagaaattaacaaatacagagataataaattttaaaattgatataagcggcttttcctaagactaaaatctttaattaaagcACAATAATCTAACGAATGATAAGACCAAAGGGTAAAGATCCACGTAGATTTCCTTATACCTGCTTTCTTTTGATAGCTCGTTTCCTTTTTGAACTACCTGACTCAATTTTTCTACCGGCATCACGATCACGCGAACTCATTTCgtaaatcttactttgaaaattaaaacatattttaatttttttttaaatgatgtgaccacaaattcgcggttttcagatttattcctgtacttgtgctagcacctgccaaatttcatgattctatgttaAAGGGAAatagcctataggtttctcgacagacacgacggacagatagacagacaacgaagtgatcctataagggttccgttttcccttttgaggtacggaaccctaaaaattagggattcttcgagatacgggatcaaactttttatcgattttactccaaactccgtcaaatttaaaccgattttcacaTTTCTATTTTTACAAAGGTGTACTGTGaggttggtacttggtaccatgtaagtttggtgaagatctgatgaacagtTTCGGTAACAGAggctggaactcctcaacggatatCAGCAAaacgatcgcgatcagtataataagcttagtagaaagtagactcttagtcataactagttgacccaccccggcttcgcacggggagcctaCCTGTTCCATAATATAACACAAGTATACCACATTCATACCCATATTATGTTTATGGAATAGATAGGCTCccagtgcgaagccggggccggtcaaatttttttgtttaatacagatataatataagagaaatataaacgagctcagccgtaacaaaattttatgtttcaaagCACCTCATTCTACTTTTCTCaaggttttttatcccggaaaaacaaagagttcccagggggattttcaaaaacttaaatccatgtggTTTAAGTTCGGGTATCAACTTATACAATacaagcgcgagcgaagcgagcgcgaaatttttgatatatttacgaaaaaaaccatattaatattagccaaagtccttttcagggcccattttcttagctaaaatttggtattattcagagatagcttgcgcacagatgctttatcccgaaaaatcagagttcccacggcatttttaaaaccCGAATCGATGGGAACGAAGTTTCGAGGTTCAATTAATACAacataaaagcgcgagcgaagcgagtgcAAAATTTTCGATATATTTACATAAGAGATTGGATAAGATTGGATTACATAAGAGATTACATATAAATTCGAGCCTTCAAGTCCAAAATGTTAAATTCCAAAAATgcaaatgttgaattcttataatgttgaatttgttgtgtgaatgttgaagtatttgatttatcgtgcaaaatgtcagaataaatacccgagtacggaaccctcggtgcgcgcgtccgactcgcacttgtccggttttttttaagaggaggaggttctcaattcgtcggaatcttttttttttgtttttatgtatgttccctgattactcaaagacccctggattaatttggaattttttttttgtatgaaagggtCTATGCAGGTGgtctcatataaatttggtggatttgatgaatatcttcggagatggagaacagaactcctcaatggataggagcaaattgctcgcgatcagtgtaatagcttagtaaacattagggttttaactgggcatagcatattatagtacaagggggccactaaaaactgtgaaataaaaaaaattcaaaagaaaaataaaaccgacttcaaaaaccacaaacactaaaaagtaaaaaataacttttgtttagctacacgtgtaatgtaccctaggtatgaagtcgggcgagcttcttcttgtatttctaattttgttttaatatgctcgctcgacttcatacctaggtacattacacgtgtagctaaacaaaagttattttttactttttagtatttgtggtttttgaagtcggttttatttttcttttaaattttttttttgtgatgcgaattaaaagcttacttttaaaatccaacattttgggaattgaaattcaacattttgcgaatccaacattttgggatcTAACATTTATTAGcaactccgaaattcaacattttgcaaattcaacattttaggaattcgacattttgagcctgaaggcATTCGAGAACTACCTAGTCTATTTTACACTTTCTTTGTCTGGGAGTTTGAACTCCCAAAACCTTACCAGTAGGTAACAATTTTGTAACTCATACTACAAGCAAAATAATTCTAAGGTGATAGGAACTGACAAACGAAATAAAACACGGGGATTCCCCGAGCGATGAATTagttaactaactttatttcaatttaccgttatgttttaatcttaataagtaattaaagatcagaatctaaagttttaaataaaaaatatagttaaaaaatgtatattttttataatttgcttggGTTGTCGCGCGAGGCCCCTGTAAGAGCGAGGCCCCGGGCGATTGCCCCGTTCGCCACCCCCTAAGACCGCCACTGGATAGTAATAACcaatctaataagaaaactagaaaagagcttataaactttcaaacgtctgaaccgattttcttggatttctgaaaacactctcgatcaagccacctttgaaacaaaacaaaactaaattaaaatcggttcattcgtttaggagcttcgatgccacagatagatacacaaacacacagatacacaggtactcacgtcaaacttataacacccttctttttgggtcgggggtaaaaaactagatgatgcccacaacttcatccgtgtggattgaggtttcttaaaaatcccttggaaactctacttttccggaataaaaagatgcctgtcaatttccgggatgcaaactacctctgtacgtttcatataaatcggttaaactattgagctgtgaaaagctagcagacagacagacacacttttgcatttataatattagtatggattagataaacaaaaatttatagtAATTagtcaacaagtttggtcaaAGTATTTACAACTAAGTActatctacatttttttttaaagaatattagccatgtgaaacatgactaacattcccctttcccctccaactaagcgtaaagcttgtgctaggagtgggtacgacaatagtgcaacgggtgaggtttgaaccggcgacctttcggatttcagtccgctcctataaccgttgagctatagaGGCTATATTTTAACGTTAACGAGGGGCGAGGACCGAGGCAGCGAAGCGAAGACATCAACTCGGGCACATTTAAATATCTAACTAAATTCCTACCCCCGAGGGTCGCGCACTTTTGTAATTATATGCATTTAACTTTTAATGAAAAGTAAATTCTTAGTTTCCTTGCAGTTTCCAAAGATTTACCTTTAGAATTTAAATCGCTCTTTGTGCTTGAACAAACTATAATATTGTTCTGGGGACTTCAATACTCAACTTTATCCACTACGTACCTACTGGCCGCGGGACTACTTtcagccctaattcgcacgagcgttaaaaaagcgttgcgttaaaacccggcgttgcgctgacaatacaaagtgcgcgttaaaaaagcgttgacgtgtgaacagatacttgggaatgcatttgttctatttgaacgcttttttaacggacgttaaaaaaactctcgtgcgaatgaggccttacaaTAGAGAAAAACTACCTACTATTAACCGCTATCACAGCCcattattttaaatgcaaaaggatgtttgtttgttggtttgtccttcaattcaaacgtcgcaacggatcgacgtgatctTTTGAATgcatatagttaaagacctgaagattgacataagctactttttacgCCGGAAATTCGATggatttaaaacctaaatcaactcgaacgaagtcgcgggcatcagctagtaaatattaTTCAAGTAAATCCTGTTTGATAAGTTTATTATAAcatatttatcatcatcatcatgatcaaccggtAAAAGTCCACTGCTGACATAGGTCTCGTGTAGGGACggcgcgccgcctgaatccagcggctccctgcgagtcgtttgatgtcgtctatccacctagtaGGAGTCTTCAACGTTGCGCTTTCCGGCGAGAAGTTGCCATTATTGCAACTTGGAACCCCAATGTCTATCTATTTTTCGAACATCACATCGAATTCGaatatgtaacatcttttttacttactgcaatcttgcaataaatgaaatgaaatgaaatgaacaaTGTGCCCTGCCTGTTGCccctttagcttcgcaacccgatGACGGCACGCGCAGAGCTATGTCGTTATAATCTGGCTACTGCGGTTAATTActcatttattaattattcGAGTATAATGTattcatattgttattttagtATGTTTTATAGTATAGATTTCTAATTTGTATGTAAGTTTGCTGATTATAATAGGgacttctttttagggttccgtagtcaacaaggaacccttttaggaaGGAAGTTTTGTCAGGTCTCTCTATACCATTTGCACATTACATCCTCTTCGTGCAATCTATTCTTAtcttggttgcctggaagagatcagcAAATGATAAGGCTCTTTTCTCCtcaatttgtaaatatttttcattttttaatactCATAATATAAGAACCTTTGTGTGTAAAAAGGGTTTTTACTTTCTTCCTTGTACTATGCTACTGGATTCCTCGCTCCTTTTGCCAATTGGGATTCAGGAATAAAAGTCAATATAGCCGTTTaaacacaatatattattaaaaaaaagaaaacaatacaatacaagAACAATGTTGTAGAATCATCTTTACAGAACGAGAGGCGTCGGCGGGCGACCGGCCCGCTCAATGCACAGACGGGCTTGCTAACATATTTACCTTTATTTTCACAATATGTACAAAAAATACAGAGTATCACACATAGAATAGGGTAGATGATTTGAttgtttttactatttttatgcAAAGATTGTTATCTAACCTCTGTACCCCATCCGAGGAATGAAGTTAGTACAGCGTTCTCTctgttttaagggttccgtagctcaaaaggaaaaacggaacccttataggatgactttgtctgtttgtatgtctgtctgtccgtctgtcgtgtctgtcaagacaacctatagcgtacttgccttgacctagaatcatgaaatttggcaggtaggtagggtcttatagcacaagtaaaggaaataatccaaaaaccgtgactttgtggttacatcacaaaaaaaaatcaaaatcaggCATCTACCCTTTAATAATTGAGTTATAATGCAGGGACTAAGAaatatagaaaatctttataaaatataagaattccTTTTATCAATATACAGTCAAAGAACATACACAATTCGATTTAACTTATTGCAATGGTCgatataaagtaaaatatacaattttaatttgattgaaTAATAGCAGATCCCACTTAAGATTTGTAAGAACAGTTTTTGATCTCTTCATCGAAAAAAAAGACTTGTCAAACATACAATTTCTCAACATAAAAACTTGTCATACATGTTGATAATAAAcctatttaaatgaaatatattatatatgtacaGCATGCACTAAATGCATAAAGTAAAgatatataacataatattttacatataacaataaaatacacattttacGTACTATCCTAAAAACAAAGTAATATAGTAAAAGCCACGAAAGATGAAAATATGCAGTACTCGTTATATATAAATATGCAGTACTATGCGTTTCGAAAGATAAGACCATCGATgagtactacctacctatcaaactTTACCACTTCCAACGAAAAAAtggtttaggtacatttttctatAGTTTTTATGAAAACTACAAAAGCTAGAAGAAttacgtaaaaaaaaacataaccaTAAAGGAATCTCAAAAATGATTAAGTCTAACATTTAATTTCAAATACGGCTATGGTCTTTCCATTTGAAACGCTACATATTAGacgattttattatttcacaCATAGAATTGATGTAAGCGAAGCGAGCACGCAGTTTTTCTTTCAGCTTCCGTGACTGTAATACTTTTTATTGTAACTCCGTCTGTGCATTGAATAAGCCTTAGGCATACCACTgcttctagtctacataccaatgGCGACCTCTCACCTTTACATACTAGTACACTAGACTTTCTCACATCAGTTATATTTATAGTAtgaattaaaagttaaaatttaaaaaagttcaaTTTAGCGCACTAGTTTAGTAAAGGCCCTTTAACAACCTATCCTAATTGTACATTACATGTACATCACAAAATGGCGGGCAATCATAAAACAACATGGACTAAGGGTGGATACATACTTTTAATTCTACAAGCTTAGATTGCATAGTACAGAAAATACTAGGATTTGATTTGACTCAACACTTGTCacgtattaaaaatatgtttccgCCTAAGTCCGTAGACTAAAAGCAGTcacgttttcaattttttttttaaatcttagtGTCTCTACAAAACGATCATCGGCTCACGATAATAACTCTTTACGCTATGTATGTTAGGGGGCGGGGCACTGCAGTATTTTAATGTATAAGTCTTATAAACCGACAGATTATACACAACACGAAAGTGACATTTAGCAAAGCTTGTGTCacctattaatttaaatggaTAAAGCGAGGAAATATCGAGTTCAATCAAAAATGCATACTAATTTTAACAGTTTTAACTAAAAATCATGCGAAATTCTCCTCAACTACCACTGAAAGCAATAATGTATTagaatattttaagttttggaGTTAGGTTTTGACGGTGGTATGAAAACTACTATCTTAGAAATAACGTGGAATGACGTCActgaaacgtttttttttttgtctatggAAACAAGATGACGTGGTTATTAACAGACTTAACTTATTTTGACACCGTAACGTTGGATTGAAAAACATATCTTCTATAATAGTAAACTAGAGCTTAACACGAGGAAATGTAGGTAtggaaaaatctttgaaaaagtGGTAGTAAGTAGGACCGCACAAAGTTTTTCAGTAAGTAACTAAAGATTGTGTTGTATTGTTAAACTGATTTATATAAATTGACACATTAAATCGTATCTAGTACTTTTATTTGTAGGTTAAAACATTTTTCCCATCAAAACTGTAACGTGATAAAGCTTTGTAAAATATCACATTTAACCAACGACATTCAATCGAATCGGGATCTTCGAGGCGTAAATAAGCATGTGTGCAGTAATATGCCATTTTACACATCTACAACTAGTACCATAAGATCCCTTTACAACACAAGTGCCCCGCGATGCCGTTTatattagttatattatattatgtaatatttataaAGTCTATTCGCTTTGAAACTtccaaatatttaattaacaaaaaaaccaatttttttccacattttgtttatttttaagtcTATGAAAAGGGGATTTCTTTGATTCAAAGCGTATTTTAAAACATTAGCAAAAAAAGActggaaaattattattttgatatttagaAGTCTCTAAACGTTTAGGCTTAATATAAGCTATAATATACGCTGAAATATACACAACGCATAGTCTGTGAAACCACATCACAATATAATAACTACATtcgaagttttcttttttttttcaatttaaatcaGTTCATCACAACGTCCGTTTTCGTTTTGTCAGCACGAGCACTATttaaatatgataatattaatacatatttatatttaattattatttatattattttatgtattaaaaagTTTCAATCACTTTTATTTTGCAACGCGAACGAATGTGTCATATTATGCGTTTTTTTTCAAACTCCGGTAAAAAACTTATTAactaaaaacttatttaaaaaattaagatttccACTTTGTCACGTTTTATAAGGTGCATATTCGCGTGCACGTGCAGAAAGCATACATTATCTAATCCTAAAACTTATGTGTAAAATGGTGCACGCAAATATGCACCTTACAGTCCAATACAACAAAGCCTCCAACTGACTCAAtacatattacaaataaaaattacatacaaacgTTTCTTTATATAACCCGCTAAGAATTTACCAAGTTTTTACCCAAAcgtttattgtatattttagacatcgatgtatatggataggcccttagaagaaaaaaaatgcgctcacaagttaaagagaattggcaaaagtctctttatcacgcatcagtcggccgcacacgctttatcgtatcgcacgtgtttttgactgtcgaaaatgccgtcatgtgcggtcaaatcttgcaaaaaccgtacggaaatccatcaaaaaaaagatggaataacatttcactcgtaagtatatcgttttctcatttaatttaacgtataagctgggtatatttttaattttgctatgattaaatatttgccgcaaaaatatcgtacaattggaatacagaaagaatggagtcgtgttattttttttgaagtaaaactttttattcgcgtatgacagactacttatgatcatgaatatatttaactatgattgtatgtttgtaagtatttaactatgtatgtttgtatataattaactgttttactatgtatgtatatttgtactagtagactagcgatgtttccgatattcgcatcctcacccgcaattgtgaaggttacgcattgatttgggcatccacatctgcatctacaataataataatcaatgcggatagtcacgcggatgcggatgttgcaagtcgcgaaaactatatatgtatgtttgagtgtatacatgcttacatgtattttttatgtatgtttatgtatgtgtttaactatttaacgatgtgtgtattttgtatgtatacgtcgtacgtatgacgtagctatattttagcgattttgcgggcatccgcatccgcaacggcgaagctgccgcattgatagagggttccgtactacagaagtttttttggttatggtttatattattacatattatttgtgaaaattctttgttagattcattacatgctcatatctgcactaataatatttttaacgcaaaaaaaattgacgaaatattgcacaaaacagctccattccatccttgatctttttaataacagagagttgacgctcgcgtcaaattcactgacgagttcaatgacgtaatatttatttttttataggctcatttttgtaaacggatttatatgggaatggcgtatccttatacatcgatgattttAGACCACAATGTTTTCAAAATTGTATCCGCGCACTAATAAGTGTCAATGTAATACCAAGAAGTAGTCTATGACGCGTACAAAGGAACAATGGACACGCCATATTAGCTCATCTATCAACTGTCATTTGGAAAGTTCGGTggtcgattccgtaaaacctgcatcaatcattattacaatcgcaattgttgttatgggctaaatttatggtattcttgttgcaacaatgcattgtaggcCATAGTGAGCCAGCGTCaaccaattagaggtgattgtGATCGTGATATTGTAActatcattctaccgcaatcgagctgcagatataatgattgcgatcgtcacacacGCTGTCCGACTACCGGCGTCAAATGTTGCCTACGTTTGACGTCACTCCTAACCTAATATTtaacagatgtcgattcaggatcaaaaccgagagtttcctcactctggTAGACCGGCCGATTAGCAACTTTTTAATTGACTTTTTGTGACATAAAGCAAATATGGCGAATCCATTGTTACTTTGTAtgcatattaatatttaattttctcTCTTTTAGATAGATGTGTATTATAAAGTATGCAACACAGAGCAAAAGCGGTACT containing:
- the LOC123875984 gene encoding juvenile hormone esterase-like, translating into MKARTAAVILLLSVCEAWGTLTPVVETGQGKLRGLRSAYGHNRYFGIPYATSDRFQPPKEPPKWKGIFNAINPFVRCPQKMAFFITGTEDCLYLDVYAPETATPRHKLPVMVFFHGGAYYKGSKALYDPQFLVSKGVVVVITNYRLGVLGFLCLNGISNLGLRDQVAALIWVKRNIVAFGGDPDNVTLCGQSAGASSASLHLLTELSKGLFHKAILMSGTALSTWAFNLEPLTAAFEDARKFSLPLTEEDVFNTFARADLQTLIDATHDTSVNPRFFKYSPCVDANFSEPFFRDTPFNIIKSRQFNKVPLMVGFTDKEGGFFYRLLSEETVKDLSDHFNDRLPCVFSWCSEEDKRKIGRMMRSHYFGEGYLDYRTSVKGLINYYSDWIAYGSINAFSKVLTQFSDQPIFNYQFAYEGGRNFGKFIAGTDFNGTTHAGEIFYIFKPIGISLPLSRQDEHTIDKFTTLIRNFMKFGNPTPKKSKLLPVRWPPATANTSNIFILNKKMKVINRPRKDQRGDFFLKMLCIYGKSGYVPCESQEMCKPR